The nucleotide window CGCTGGCGGCGGTGGCGCTACTGGTGGCGATCTTTAAGGCCCGCCCCTCGCCCTTCTACGTGATGGACGAGGTGGAGGCCGCCCTGGATGACACGAACCTGGGGCGCCTGCTGGAGATCTTTACGGAACTGCGTGAATCTAGCCAACTCATCATTATCACGCACCAGAAGCGCACCATGGAGGTGGCCGACGCCCTCTACGGCATCACCATGCGTGAGGGTGTGACCAAGGCCGTCAGTCAGCGGATTGCGGAGTGAGCCTGAGGTTCGCGGCCTGGCGGCAGCCAGGACGGGGCGCGCTACCCGCCAGTGCCGGGAGGTACGCAAGGCGCATCACAGTGCTACAGCTAGCGTGTTGGTTCTAAGGAGGTCATGATTAAAGCATGGCTTCGGTCTTGATCCCTGTGTTTCTGCTGCTCGGCCTCTCCTTCCTGGTGGTCCTGTTGGCTGAGTATCGTTCACCGCGTACCTGGGGCCAATGGGCTAAGGAGATCGCTGACATCATTCGCAAGCACGACGAGGAAGAGGAACCCGTCCACGTCGTCTTCAGCGAGGCCAGACTCTCCGACCTGATGGTCCGCGACTCCACCCCCGCCTACATGGGCACCGACTCCTTCAAAGCCCTGGTGGACGTCATTGACTGCGTGATCGACAACGCTGAGACCGCCAAATCCTACCGCTGGAGTCCGGTGCTTTCCCGCAGCCAGACCAAGACCGCAGACGCCCGCTAAGCCCTAAACACCGCCACAACCACCGTTCCGAAGCTGCCGCCGCGCCGAATTCTTCCGGCATGCGCCAGCTCTTCAGGCATGATTGGCGCATGTCTATGGACCCGATCTACGTCGTTCTAGCCGTCCTGGCCGTCCTCATCCTGGCCGGAGGTCTGTGGTATCTGACCTCCCGCCGTTCCGGCTCCGAGCTGCCCCCAGAGGTCACTGCCCACAAGCCCACCACAGCAGAGGAAGTCACCAGCGCAACTGAGGCGCCGTCAGCTACCTTAGACCTGCCCGAATCCGTCCCTGGCCGCATGCAGCGTCTGCGCGCCCGCCTAGCAGGCTCCGGCGGTTTCGGACGGGCAGTTCTCTCCGTGCTCTCGCGTGGAGACCTGGCCGAATCCGACTGGGAGGAGATCGAGGACACCCTCCTCACCTCCGACCTGGGCCTAGAGGTCACCACCACCCTCATGGGTAAGCTCCGCACCCAGGCCAAGGTGCTGGACACCAAAGATCAGGGCGCCGTCCGCAACGTCCTGCGTTCAGAACTGCTCACCCTGGTGGACCCCACCATGGACCGCTCCCTGAACTTGGCTAAGCCCGCCCCCGCAGAGGGCTTCACTGGCGGCGATCCGGCCGCCGCTGTGCTCATGGTGGGCGTCAACGGCACCGGCAAAACCACCACCTGCGGCAAGCTTGCTCGCCTGCTCGTGGCCCAGGACAAGCGCGTCGTCATGGGTGCCGCTGATACTTTCCGTGCTGCCGCCGCTGAGCAGCTCACTACCTGGGGTGACCGAGTGGGCGTGCCCGTCATCCGCTCCGACAAAGAGGGTGCGGACCCCGCCTCCGTGGCCTTCGACGCCGCCCATGCCGCCGCCCAGGGCGCCGACGTCGTGCTGGTGGACACGGCAGGGCGACTGCAGAACAAGGCGGGCCTCATGGACGAGCTGGGCAAAATCAAACGCGTCATGGAGAAGATCGCCCCCGTCGGCGAGATTCTCCTAGTCCTGGACGCCACCACCGGCCAGAACGGTATGCGCCAAGCCCAGGTCTTCTCCGAGGCCGTGGGTGTCACCGGCATCGTGCTCACCAAGCTTGACGGCACCGCTAAGGGCGGCATCGTCGTCACCGTGCAAAAAGAGCTGGGCGTTCCTGTGAAGTTCGTGGGCCTGGGGGAGGGGGCTGACGACCTCGCCCCCTTTGACCCTGAAGGCTTCGTAGACGCCCTGCTGGGCTGAGAGCGGGCGATCGCCTCAGTCCCGGGCGCGCAGAGTCTGCACCGCAGAGCACCCCAGCAACGCCGAGGAGGCGACGATAGCAAGCACGATGACCACCAGTGCCGCCCCTCCCAGCACGCCGAGCTCGCGCCACGGGCCTCCCCGGGCCACCTCGACCGCAGGCACCGTCCCATCCCAGGCGATATAGCCAATGACCTGCACGGTGATGGCGGTTACGGCGCCGAGCAGCGTCGTCGTCACCGCGTGGATTGCCCCCTCCAACATCTGGGTGGTGCGGACCTGCCGGGAGCGGGCCCCTGCCGCCAGCAACAGCGCGGCATCGCGGCGCCGCTGGGCCGCGCCCATCGCGACGACAGCCACCCCGCCAGTCCAGGCTACGATCAGCGCCGGACCAAACATGGAGAACAATCCTGCGAGCGTCACGCCGTTGGCCCCGAATATCTTCATCGGGTAGAACATGCCGACCAAGCCGCTCGCCGCCGTGAAGGGGATAACGGTGGCCGCTGAGCGGCCTGCCTGATGCACCGCCGAGCGCCGCGCCAGGAACCAGGTGGGGGAGCGGGAGGGAATAAACGCCGTCCAAGCCCGCTCAATCGCAGGCACCAGCCACGGGGCAGCCAGGAGCACCACCCCGAGCGCCGCGAAAGCACCTCCGACAACGGCGCCAATGGCGTGCTCCGTTCCTGGCACGGCGTCGGCAGCCAACACGGCGGCGGACACCAGCCCCGCCAGGCACCCCAGCAGGCAGCAGCTCCTCAAGGCCGCGCGCGCCAGGGGCCAACGCCGGTCACCCCGCTCATCGAGCCCGCGCAGAAGGCACACCACCTGCGCCCGCACCGAACGGCGGGTGGCGCCCACGCCCCCGAGCAGGCTCACTGACGCGGCGAGGACCACCAGCACCGGCAGGTCCCCGGCGTTCAGTACTAGGCCCGCGTCGGGCAGGACAATGCCCTGATCCACGAGTATCGGGTGCAGGATGCGAGCCAGCGGGTAGGCGCCCACCTGCCCCACTAGCGCGCCCAGTGCTCCCACCAGCGCCAGTTGTCCCAGTAGGAGTGCGCGCAGGGTGCGCGGTCCCATGCCCAAGGCTCTCCACAATCCGTGCGCATGCTCGCGCTGGCGCACCACGAGTGAGGCCACTATGACTAGGACGGTGCTGGCGGACAGTGACACGGCTGTGAGCGTCCAGACCTGGAAGACCCTGGCGCCCTCGACCATGCTTGCGTCACCTGCGGTGCGGGCCGCCGTGAGCGCGCCACGAGTGACGATTGCCTGGGCTCCCGCGCAGGCGCCCGCCACAGCCATGATGATGAGGGCCCAGGTCCACTGGCCCATGTGGCGGCGCAGGTCACTCAGCGCTAGCCGCAGCATCAGGCGGCCCTCCCTGCGCTGGTGCCTGCGGCCCGTGCCCGCAGCAGCGCCTTGGATACTGCCGCCGCCCCACCTCCGGGGATCGTCTCAACCACGCGCCCGCTGCCCATGACAATGACGCGCTGCGCGCGGGCTGCAGCCGCAGGGTCGTGGGTGACCATGAGGACGCAGGCCCCCTCGGCGGCAATCTGGGTGAACCAGTCCAGGACGGTGCGGGCAGTGACAACGTCGAGCGCGGCGGTAGGCTCGTCGGCCAGAACAATGGCAGGGCGGGAGGCGAGCACGCGGGCGATCGCCACCCGCTGGCGCTCGCCGCCGCTGAGACGCTCGGGTAGGGTCCCCGCCTGGGCCGCGAGCCCGACGCGCTCCAGGGCTGCCCGCAC belongs to Actinomyces trachealis and includes:
- the ftsY gene encoding signal recognition particle-docking protein FtsY, with the translated sequence MDPIYVVLAVLAVLILAGGLWYLTSRRSGSELPPEVTAHKPTTAEEVTSATEAPSATLDLPESVPGRMQRLRARLAGSGGFGRAVLSVLSRGDLAESDWEEIEDTLLTSDLGLEVTTTLMGKLRTQAKVLDTKDQGAVRNVLRSELLTLVDPTMDRSLNLAKPAPAEGFTGGDPAAAVLMVGVNGTGKTTTCGKLARLLVAQDKRVVMGAADTFRAAAAEQLTTWGDRVGVPVIRSDKEGADPASVAFDAAHAAAQGADVVLVDTAGRLQNKAGLMDELGKIKRVMEKIAPVGEILLVLDATTGQNGMRQAQVFSEAVGVTGIVLTKLDGTAKGGIVVTVQKELGVPVKFVGLGEGADDLAPFDPEGFVDALLG
- a CDS encoding FtsX-like permease family protein — protein: MLRLALSDLRRHMGQWTWALIIMAVAGACAGAQAIVTRGALTAARTAGDASMVEGARVFQVWTLTAVSLSASTVLVIVASLVVRQREHAHGLWRALGMGPRTLRALLLGQLALVGALGALVGQVGAYPLARILHPILVDQGIVLPDAGLVLNAGDLPVLVVLAASVSLLGGVGATRRSVRAQVVCLLRGLDERGDRRWPLARAALRSCCLLGCLAGLVSAAVLAADAVPGTEHAIGAVVGGAFAALGVVLLAAPWLVPAIERAWTAFIPSRSPTWFLARRSAVHQAGRSAATVIPFTAASGLVGMFYPMKIFGANGVTLAGLFSMFGPALIVAWTGGVAVVAMGAAQRRRDAALLLAAGARSRQVRTTQMLEGAIHAVTTTLLGAVTAITVQVIGYIAWDGTVPAVEVARGGPWRELGVLGGAALVVIVLAIVASSALLGCSAVQTLRARD